In Zingiber officinale cultivar Zhangliang chromosome 1A, Zo_v1.1, whole genome shotgun sequence, a genomic segment contains:
- the LOC121998576 gene encoding glycerol kinase-like: MSGEAEELFIGSIDQGTTSTRFIIYDHNAKPVASHQVEFTQFFPQAGWVEHDPMEILQSVRVCMAKALDKATAAGYNVDAGLRAIGLTNQRETTVVWSRSTGLPLYNAIVWMDARTSAICHRLIKQLPGGRDHFVPSCGLPISTYFSAFKLLWLIENVDGIGDAIRSGDAMFGTIDTWMIWNLTGGCGAFNRDEKPVLGLHVTDCCNASRTMLMNLRTLQWDSATLETLGISPNILPKIISNSETVGMITNGWPTSGIPIAGCLGDQHAAMLGHLCRKGEAKSTYGTGAFILLNTGEEIVKSSHGLLTTISYKLGSEAPTNYALEGSIAIAGAAVQWLRDGLGIIQTAAEIEEMAEMVDNSGGVYFVPAFNGLFAPWWRDDARGACVGMTAFSSKYHIARAVLESMCFQVNDVLSSMHGDAWDGGEVKSKQGEFLLRVDGGATANNLLMQIQADLLGSPVARPTDIETSALGAAYAAGLAIGVWTEEWIFGSGHEEKHTIFHPELSEEVRKRRTESWHKAVSRTFDLADL; the protein is encoded by the exons atGTCGGGAGAAGCGGAAGAGTTGTTCATCGGATCGATCGACCAGGGCACCACCAGCACTCGCTTCATCATCTACGATCACAACGCCAAGCCCGTCGCCTCTCACCAGGTCGAGTTCACTCAGTTCTTCCCCCAAGCCGG ATGGGTGGAGCACGATCCGATGGAAATCCTGCAGAGCGTGCGGGTGTGCATGGCGAAGGCGCTCGACAAGGCCACGGCCGCCGGCTACAACGTCGACGCCGGCCTCCGGGCCATTGGCCTCACGAACCAGCGGGAGACCACGGTGGTGTGGAGCCGATCCACCGGACTTCCGCTCTACAACGCCATCGTGTGGATGGACGCCCGCACCAGCGCCATCTGCCACCGCCTCATCAAGCAGCTCCCCGGCGGTCGCGACCACTTCGTCCCCTCCTGCGGCCTCCCCATCAGCACCTACTTCAGCGCCTTCAAGCTCCTTTGGCTCATCGAGAACGTGGACGGCATCGGGGACGCCATCCGCTCCGGCGACGCCATGTTTGGCACCATCGACACTTGGATGATCTGGAATCTCACCGGCGGCTGCGGCGCCTTCAATCGCGATGAGAAGCCCGTGCTTGGCCTCCACGTCACCGATTGCTGCAACGCCTCCCGGACCATGCTGATGAACCTCCGAACCCTGCAATGGGACAGCGCCACCCTCGAAACCCTGGGCATCTCCCCCAACATCCTCCCCAAAATTATCAGCAACTCGGAGACCGTCGGCATGATCACCAACGGGTGGCCGACCTCCGGGATCCCCATCGCAGGCTGCCTCGGCGACCAGCACGCCGCGATGCTGGGTCATCTCTGCCGGAAGGGCGAGGCCAAGAGCACGTACGGCACCGGAGCTTTTATCCTGCTCAACACCGGCGAGGAGATCGTCAAATCATCTCACGGCCTCCTCACCACCATCTCCTACAAGCTTGGCTCGGAGGCTCCCACCAACTACGCGCTGGAGGGATCGATCGCCATCGCCGGCGCCGCCGTTCAGTGGCTGAGGGACGGCCTGGGGATCATCCAGACGGCAGCGGAGATCGAGGAGATGGCGGAGATGGTGGATAATTCGGGAGGCGTGTACTTCGTACCGGCGTTCAACGGACTGTTCGCGCCGTGGTGGCGCGACGACGCGCGCGGGGCGTGCGTGGGGATGACGGCGTTCTCTAGCAAATATCACATAGCACGGGCGGTGCTCGAAAGCATGTGCTTTCAGGTCAACGATGTCCTCTCTTCGATGCATGGCGATGCATGGGACGGCGGCGAGGTAAAATCTAAGCAGGGCGAATTCTTGCTTCGCGTTGACGGCGGTGCCACGGCTAACAATCTCCTGATGCAAATTCAG GCTGATCTATTGGGCAGTCCAGTGGCCCGACCTACAGATATCGAAACTTCAGCTCTGGGAGCTGCTTATGCTGCAGGACTAGCTATCGGTGTCTGGACTGAAGAATGGATATTTGGCTCTGGACATGAAGAAAAACACACAATATTTCATCCCGAATTATCTGAAGAAGTGAGAAAAAGGAGGACTGAATCTTGGCACAAGGCCGTGTCTAGAACTTTTGATTTGGCTGACTTGTGA
- the LOC121998585 gene encoding uncharacterized protein LOC121998585: MKHFISAMLVLFLLLLSPNRSKGIRLLMEEQSLNSKHYHLHEDSLRSHDMSKEKKSGALIDSKQGEVHVYSSLPPRPETKPPTTMQKYPDNLDIAGMDYSPAKRKPPIHN; this comes from the exons ATGAAGCATTTTATATCAGCCATGCTTGTTCTATTCCTCCTGTTACTCTCGCCAAACAGGTCTAAAG GAATCAGGTTATTGATGGAAGAACAGTCACTGAATTCCAAACACTACCATCTCCAT GAGGATAGTTTGAGGAGCCATGACATGAGTAAGGAGAAGAAGAGTGGAGCATTAATCGACAGCAAGCAAGGGGAAGTGCATGTCTACAGCTCGTTGCCGCCGCGACCGGAAACGAAGCCTCCGACGACGATGCAGAAATACCCTGACAACCTAGATATTGCAGGAATGGACTACTCTCCTGCAAAGAGAAAGCCTCCAATCCACAACTGA